The sequence AGGGGCCGTCCACCCACTCCCCCGTGGACTCGGCGGCGCCGCGGCCCAGGGCGGTGTCCTCGCTGCCCCACAGGAAGAGGGTGGGGACGGTGATCCGGCCCGCGGGCACCGAGACGACCGACTCCGGGGCGCGGTACCAGTTCAGCGTGGCGGTGAGCGCGCCCGGGGCGGAGAGCCTGCGGACATTGCCGTCGACGAGGGCGGCGGGCACCTTGCCTGCGTAGGCGGCGCGCAGCCGGGCGGCGTCGTCGGCGAGCAGCGCCGTCTCCGCGGCGCCGTCGTCGCGGCGGAAGAAGCGGACGTAGTCGAGGCGGTGGTGCTGGGTGGGGTCCTCGGCGGCGGCCCGGTTGAGGGCGTCCGGGTGCGGAGTGGCCAGTACGGTCAGGGACTTCAGCCGCTCCGGGTGGGCGCCGGCCAGCGCCCAGGCGACCATGCCGCCCCAGTCGTGCGAGACGAGGTGGAAGCGGTCCGCGCCCTGGGAGTCGGCGAAGGCCAGGGCGTCGGCGACGAGTTCGGGCACGGCGTAGTCGGCGATCCGGGGCGGGCGGGCGCGCGGGGAGTAGCCGCGCTGGTCGACGGCGACGGCGCGGTAGCCGGCCGCGCCCAGGGCGGGGAGCACGGCGCTCCAGGAGTCGGCGAACTCGGGCCAGCCGTGCAGCAACAGGACGAGCGCGCCGTCGGTGGGGCCGCAGGCCAGAGCATCGTAGGTGTGCGGGCCGACCTGGATCTCCAGGTGTTCAACGGGTGCCGGGGTCTCGTCCGTGGCCATGGCGGCGGATCTCCTCATGTTGACAAGTGCTCACCTGCTGGTGCGCGCTCAACTGTTGACGAGCGCGCACCAGGGCACCGTACCCGGGGCACTCGCCACGGCAGCCACCCCGCCCGGGGCCGGCGGCCCGGCGGGCGCGTGGGCGGGGCAGCGGCCGGCGCCGACGGGGCAGAATCCGGCCGACGGCGGTCGCCGGGCCCGGCGGGTCACAGCGCGCGCAGGCCGTCGATCACCTCGCGCAGCACCTTCTCGTCCGGCAGCTCGGCCGGCGGCACCGGCCTGCTGACATGGACCAGCTCGGCATCCAGCAGATCCCCGATCAGGACCCTTACGACGCCGACCGGCAGGTCGAGTTCGGCCGCCAGCTCGGCGACCGACAGCGGTTCCTGCCGGCACAGCTCGACGATCTCGACGTGCTCAGGCGACAGGGTCTGGTCGTCGACCGTCTCCTCCGCACGGCTCTCGGCGATCACCAGCGCGATCAGGTCGAGGCGCCCCTCCGCGTCCGTACGGGTACGCCCACGCGTCATGGCGTACGGCCGGACGACCGGGCCCGCGTCGTCGTCGTACCAGCGGGCCGCCTCCCGCTCCCGGGCGGGCCGGCCGTCCTGCTCGCTCATGCCGAAACCTCGCTTCGCTCGGCCTCGCATTCGCGCGGCGCGCACCTCTCGCTTCTTCGCTCGCCGCGCTCGCTCATGGCGTCACCGTCGTCGTGCTCAGGTGGAAAGGCCGGACCGGGGCGCGGTGCCCAGGTGCGTGCCCACGCGCTTGACCAGCAGCGTCATCTCGTACGCGATCAGCCCGACATCGGAGTCGGCGTCGGCCAGTACGGCCAGGCAACTGCCGTCGCCGGCCGCGCTGACGAACAGGAACGCCTCGTCCAGTTCGACCATGGTCTGCCGGACGTGGCCCGCGTCGAAGTGCCGGCCGACGCCCTTGGCCAGGCTGTGGAAGCCCGACGCGACCGCGGCCAGATGCTCGCCGTCCTCGCGGGTCAGGTCCTTCGAGGCCCCGGTGGCCAGGCCGTCGCTGGAGAGGACCAGTGCCTTGCGGATGGAGCCGACCCGCTCGACCAGTTCGTCCAGGAGCCAGTTCAGCTCCCCGGATCCCTTCTCCGAGACCGGTGCGGTGGAAGCTGCTGCCTTCGGTGCGGTCATGGACCGTCCCCTCCCGATGTGGTTCCTGGTGGTGCTGTGGTGCCTGTGCTGTTGCTGTTGCTGTTGCTGTGGTGCGTGACTGTGTCACGGGCGCCCGGGTTTGTGGTGTCCGGGTCTGTGGCACCCGGGTCGGTGGGGTCCGCACCGGTGGTGTCCGGACCGGTGGTGTCCGGACCGGTGGTGTCCGGGAGCGTGCTGCCCGCAGGCGCCGTGTCGTCGGCAGGCGTCGCGGCGTCGGCTGCCGGGCCCTCGCCCGGTGGCGTTCCGGTCGCGCGCGGGTCCTCGCCGTTGTCGCGGCGGCCGCGCTGCCAGCCGCGCTGGAGCGAGGCCATCCGGGCGCGGACGGCCTCCGCGTCGCGGTCGTCCGCGTCCGGCGCCGGCCGCCCCTGTGTTTCGGTCTGCCCGGTGGAGTCGGCCTTGAGCTGGGGCGCGAGGCTTGCCTGCCGTACGCGGCGGGGCAGGCCCTTGGCCGTGGTGGGCGCGGGTGTCTCCCGGTCCCCGGCGGTCCGGGATCCGTCCGCGGCCGGGTCCTGCGGCGCGGCGGACGACGACGGACGGGCGTCGGGGCGGTCGGCAGTGGGCTCCGCGGAACCGGGGCGCTCGGCAGCGGGTTCCGTGGAGCCCGTGCGCTCGGCGGCGCGCTCCCCGGAGCCGGGGTGCTCGGGGCGCGGTCGCCCGGGGCCGGAGCCAGAGCCGGAGCCCGGGCGTTCCGCGGTCCGCTTCCCGTTCCCCTTCCCGCCTCCGTTCCCGTTCCGGCTCCCGTCCCCGTCCCCGTCCCGGTCGTCGACCGTCCGTCCATGGTCGGAGACCAGTACCGGCGGGCGGGGACGGCGCGGCAGCGGTGCCAGCCCGCCGGGCGCCTGGTCCTCGGTCTGCTGGTGCTGTTCACTGTCGGGGACGGGCGGCACCGGTGCGATGCCGCGCGGTGCGGCGGCCTGGCTGCCCGGGATGGCGGGCTTCTTGCGCCCGCCGCCGCGGCTCCGCTTCCGCCAGGGCGCGTCCTCGTCGTCGGCCTGGACCGGCTCGTCCGGGCCGAGCGGCGCCTCGAGTTCGACCGGTCCGTCGATGACCGCCGGGGTGCGCCGCTCCCGCCGGTGCGGTGACTGCGCCTGCGAGAGTGCGGCCAGCTTGCCCGCCGCATGC is a genomic window of Streptomyces sp. Edi2 containing:
- a CDS encoding roadblock/LC7 domain-containing protein, encoding MTAPKAAASTAPVSEKGSGELNWLLDELVERVGSIRKALVLSSDGLATGASKDLTREDGEHLAAVASGFHSLAKGVGRHFDAGHVRQTMVELDEAFLFVSAAGDGSCLAVLADADSDVGLIAYEMTLLVKRVGTHLGTAPRSGLST
- a CDS encoding DUF742 domain-containing protein, encoding MSEQDGRPAREREAARWYDDDAGPVVRPYAMTRGRTRTDAEGRLDLIALVIAESRAEETVDDQTLSPEHVEIVELCRQEPLSVAELAAELDLPVGVVRVLIGDLLDAELVHVSRPVPPAELPDEKVLREVIDGLRAL
- a CDS encoding alpha/beta hydrolase, encoding MATDETPAPVEHLEIQVGPHTYDALACGPTDGALVLLLHGWPEFADSWSAVLPALGAAGYRAVAVDQRGYSPRARPPRIADYAVPELVADALAFADSQGADRFHLVSHDWGGMVAWALAGAHPERLKSLTVLATPHPDALNRAAAEDPTQHHRLDYVRFFRRDDGAAETALLADDAARLRAAYAGKVPAALVDGNVRRLSAPGALTATLNWYRAPESVVSVPAGRITVPTLFLWGSEDTALGRGAAESTGEWVDGPYRFEALEGASHWLPEEVPDVVTPKILDHLGQYA